From the genome of Spinacia oleracea cultivar Varoflay chromosome 2, BTI_SOV_V1, whole genome shotgun sequence, one region includes:
- the LOC130467461 gene encoding ATP synthase subunit alpha, chloroplastic-like, whose translation MATIRADEISKIIRERIEGYNREVKVVNTGTVLQVGDGIARIHGLDEVMAGELVEFEEGTIGIALNLESNNVGVVLMGDGLMIQEGSSVKATGRIAQIPVSEAYLGRVINALPKPIDDRGEITASESRLIESPAPGIISRRSVYEPLQTGLIAIDAMTPVGRGQRELIIGDRQTGKTAVATDTILNQQGQNVICVYVAIGQKASSVAQVVTNFQERGAMEYTIVVAETADSPATLHVV comes from the exons ATGGCAACCATTCGAGCAGATGAAATTAGCAAAATTATCCGTGAACGTATTGAAGGATATAATCGAGAAGTAAAGGTTGTAAATACCGGTACAGTGCTTCAAGTGGGTGACGGCATTGCTCGTATTCACGGTCTTGATGAAGTAATGGCAGGTGAATTAGTAGAATTTGAAGAGGGAACAATAGGTATTGCTCTGAATTTGGAATCAAATAATGTTGGTGTTGTATTAATGGGTGACGGGTTGATGATACAAGAGGGAAGTTCTGTAAAAGCAACAGGAAGAATTGCTCAGATACCCGTGAGTGAGGCTTATTTAGGGCGTGTTATAAATGCCCTACCTAAACCTATTGATGATAGGGGTGAAATTACAGCTTCTGAATCTCGGTTAATTGAATCTCCCGCTCCTGGTATTATTTCCAGACGTTCCGTGTATGAGCCTCTTCAAACCGGACTTATTGCTATTGATGCAATGACCCCTGTAGGGCGTGGTCAGCGAGAATTAATTATCGGGGACAGACAAACTGGTAAAACAGCAGTAGCCACAGATACGATTCTCAATCAACAAGGACAAAATGTAATATGTGTTTATGTAGCTATTGGACAAAAAGCATCTTCTGTGGCGCAGGTAGTTACTAACTTCCAGGAAAGGGGAGCAATGGAATACACTATTGTGGTAGCCGAAACAGCGGATTCCCCCGCTACATtacat gtggtttag
- the LOC130466964 gene encoding 30S ribosomal protein S2, chloroplastic-like, which translates to MTRRYWNINLEEMMEAGVHFGHGTRKWNPRMSPYISAKCKGIHIINLTRTARFLSEACDFVFDASSRGKQFLIVGTKNKAADSVARASIRARCHYVNKKWLGGMLTNWSTTETRLHKFRDLRMEQTAGRLARLPKRDATMVKRQLSHLQTYLGGIKYMTGLPDILIIVDQQEEYTALRECITLGIPTICLIDTNCNPDLADISIPANDDAIASIRLILTKLVFAICEGRSSYIRNP; encoded by the coding sequence ATGACAAGAAGATATTGGAACATCAATTTGGAAGAGATGATGGAAGCAGGAGTTCATTTTGGTCACGGTACTCGGAAATGGAATCCTCGAATGTCGCCTTATATCTCTGCAAAATGTAAAGGTATTCATATTATAAATCTTACTAGAACTGCTCGTTTTTTATCAGAGGCTTGTGATTTTGTTTTTGATGCATCAAGTAGAGGAAAACAATTTTTAATTGTTGGGACAAAAAATAAAGCAGCTGATTCAGTAGCACGGGCTTCAATAAGGGCTCGCTGTCATTATGTTAATAAAAAGTGGCTTGGGGGTATGTTAACGAATTGGTCCACGACAGAAACGAGACTTCATAAATTCAGGGACTTGAGAATGGAACAAACGGCAGGGAGACTCGCTCGTCTTCCAAAGAGAGATGCGACGATGGTGAAGAGACAATTATCTCACTTGCAAACATATTTGGGTGGGATCAAATATATGACAGGGTTACCGGATATTTTAATCATCGTTGATCAACAGGAAGAATATACGGCCCTTCGAGAATGTATTACTTTGGGAATTCCAACTATTTGTTTAATCGATACAAATTGTAACCCGGATCTCGCAGatatttcgattccggcaaATGATGACGCTATAGCTTCAATTCGATTAATTCTTACCAAATTAGTATTTGCAATTTGTGAAGGCCGCTCTAGCTATATAAGAAATCCTTGA